TAGTCCAGAGAACGCGAAGTCTCATTCGCTCTGCTGCTGTTTCAACTGCAAGAGACTTAGATCACAATCTCGCCGGAAATATGTTGTCGAACAGGTCGAGATCTTGCAATCCAGCGTTCCGAACGCCTTCGGAGAATGGATCTTCCAGCTCTGGTGGAACTAAAAGATCCTCTTCAGCTCCCGGTCACTCTTggaggttaaaaaaaaataagccaCCAAAGATACAGAGTATTCCAAAAACTGTTTGGCTTTTGGATAAGCCAAGCGAGGAGGCTGAGATCGGCACCGATGGAGAATTTGAAGATTATCCTGTTACTGATGATATGGTCCTGCTGAAAGGAGAATTTGATCTTGTCAGTAATCATAAAGAAGAAAACATCAGAAGAGAACTGGAAGGAATCTTCAGCCGGAAATTTCCTGGCATCACCATGTATGACTTCGAATTTGTGAAGAGAGATAGAAACATCATCTCCACTCCTGTGGTTAAGACGGGGCACCAATGGGATTTTGTACACGTAAAGCACCTGTGTGGGAACGGCCGTCTTTATGTCAGACTAGTCACCAGCGCTAGCAGGGAGAATATAGAACAGAAGGATGGCACTCTGGCAACAGGCAGTGAAAATGTTGTCAGTTCTCCATCCCATGCCACTACTTCCTTTGTCAGATTGTGCAATGCACCCAATTCAGCCTCTACTTCAGGTGTTCCACTAGCAGCATGTGATGAGATTGATGATGAAAACCTACCAGAGTTTGGAGCAGCAATCTCACCGTTAACCACAGATCAAAAAGTGGCAAGAATAGCCGCTGTATTTCCTGGTATACCCTTGCCTGTCATTGGAAGTGCTCTTCATCCTCATGGCAGTATTGAGAGGGCTGTAAATTCCCTTCTCAGCTACAGAATGTCTGAAGGAGAAATTGATCCTGTAGCCCACCCAGTGTCTGGGAAGAAAATTGCCGATCAGATGACAGAGGATGCAGAAAGAGTAAAAGGAGAAAACTGCACTCAAGTATTTGAGAGGCTGAGAAAGAAAATGCTTCCAAGAGGGATGAGACAAAAATTAAAAGTAGATCCTGAAGATCAAGTCATGGATGTTTACTCCTATTACAAGAGCGCAGATTTTGATGCTTTAGTACCAATATGTGTGTTTGTTAAAGGCCAACCTGCTGTTGATGCCGGGGGTGTTTTGAGACAAGTGTTTGGTGAAGTCTTTGTGTCGTTGTGCAACAATGAAGGCATCAAACACATATTTACAGGAGAGCCATACAGAAAAGTGCCCGTGTTCAGCAATGAGCTTGTAGTAAATGGCTTCTTTGAGATTTTAGGGAAAATGATTTCCCATAGTCTTGTACAAGGTGGCCCTGGTTTTCCCTACTTGTCACCATCTATTTACTGGTACCTGGCAACTGGCGACCTGCAAACTGCCTTAGCCAAAGCATCCTGTGCTGATGTCCAGAACAATGATTTGATCAAGTACATTGATAAGGtaaacaaatttaaatgcaCTTAATGTTACCAGTCAACCTCTTACATGTATGTGCTGAAAGACAGAATagagattttaaaattttgtcataGAATGTTCAGTTTTTTTATTCCCTACGTGTGCTATTGTTTATGCCCAGAAAGTCTAGCTCAGTAAGTTAGTTGAAATGTAGGTAACAATAACATGATTAGTATATAATTAGAAGTATCATTTTCATCTCATGATATTTGATGTAAACATTACGTAAAACAATAGTCCCATGTTTGCCTGCGTAAAAGTTGCTTTTCTCTAACATTTCGTTAGAATTAAGGATGACTGCAATAAAACTATTATTCTTTCCCTCTATTCTGCAGATATCAGATGCATCCGACAGTGATCTAGCTGCAGTAACATTTGAATCAGAGTTTATTCAGCTGATGTGTGAGGCTGGGGAAACTAGAGTTCTTACTGTAAGTAATTTTGAGTGAATCATACAAATTGTTTATGAAAATCAGACAAAGAATAATCAGTGTCTGATATGCAgttcatgaaaaaaatgttcTGATCTCCTGTGCTTTAGAAATGATTATGAAAAGTTTAATACTGCTATtgcatattctttttaaaatttgtttaactTCACTCATGAAGTACAGCTCTTGTTCATCATGTCAAGTGTAGTTCTTAGTAATACAAACCTTTGATAAATACTTACTTGCACCTTAGAATGTTTTTTGACTTATAGATGATTAATTTACATTGCAGGCTGACAATAAGCTTGACGTACTCCAGTCACTCATGCTTCATGACATTTTGGTAAAAAGGAAGTCTATCCTTGATCAGTTAAGAAAAGGTCTCTCCACCCTTGGCGTTTTGGCAGAGATTGAATATAATCCATCATTatttgaagatttttttgtACACCAGGGTGGCCTTAGcataataattttgtttacttgttGCACTACCTTAGAAAGGTGATGTTGATAACTTAAAAAAGCCAATATGTACATGTCTTAGTGCCGGCAAGTCGTTCAGAGATCTTCTTTACATGGCAAGTTCTGTTAGATTACGTCTTATCAGGAAAAAAAGATAACACAAAGGGTTCACTGGTTTATTTTTTGGAACTTAAACTACTGTTGTGTTCATCCAAGTTAACAGTGACAGTACGTGTGTTGAAACTACCTTGATGTTAACACATACTTTTTGGTACCAAATACAACATTATTGTAACACTTACTTAAagatacaaaatacaattgaaaCTGTTGTGTTCGATAAAGAAACTGTTGTGTTTGTTGTTCAATAAAGAGAAACCTTACTGGAGTGTAATGTATTGGTGGTTTGAAAAAATCCTCTTTGGGTTTCATAGCACCTTTAAGAAGTAAAATTAGCAAGTTTGTTTTGGAGTTGAAAGCAGTAGTTACTGGCCATAATGTGTCATTGAAACCttacgtacatgtacaagtgtCAGTTGACTTGCCAACCAAACTATTGATTTTTACTGGAAAAAGTAATAATTGTAACTAGTTACAAGCGAATTTTGTATAACGGCCGGTTTTGCAATGTGGTTCTTTGTAAGAAGTCAATTGTAATGAGTACTTTCAAACaatagacattaagattttactgCTTCATTTGTTTTAGCATGGCATAGGTTTCTCAGCTAGACATATATGACTGTAAGAAGTTAAGACACTCAATGAAGAGATCTATACCATAGCTGTTTGACAGTTGAAGTGGATTAACAGCTGCTGTAAGATCATGTATGACATTTCCTGGAAGTTCAATGTCAACATCCTCAATTTCAACTGTGAACAATCCATCATCCATAGGAGTAGGTGCAGATGGGTCGTATCCGTACCAATTTAAATCATCAAAAGATGGCTCTTGTTCAGCAATGTCAGCAACTGCCATCAATTGATGATTTCTCAGATCCATCATCCCATTAACCCAGATCCTCTCAGGACTCCAGTTGTTCTCTGTTCTTAGCGGGTGGTTATTCCAGGCTAACGCAAAACTTGATAGTGCCCTGTTTAACCGTGGCAAATACACGTAATGAAGAGCAACCTTGTGCAGGGGGTTGTCTATCTCGAGTAAACCGCTTTCGTCCATGGCTTGGAATGTATAGTAGAAAATGTGTGCTACACATCTAAAGACATCTCGCCAAAGGCGCTCAATTCGTTGATTATGAGTGGAAGAACCAACTAAGAAGCTTCCCCTGTTGGGTCCTCTTCTATCTTCCATTAACTGCCAAACTTGGGTGTTCTCTCCTCCGTGGTCGGTTCGCACCCTTGATGGCCAGCCGTACTCCTGGGTTGCATTTAGAAACAAGTCCGCCACTGTACCACTTCTATTGTTTGTCGAGCAATGCAAGAAGGTTACCAACCGTGAAAACCCATCAATTGCCCCGTGAATTACAAATCCCCAAGTAATAAGACTATGATGGCCGTCTAGGTGCCAAAGGCTGTTTGGCCCAGCTACCGAGTATGCTCGTCGTGAAACTGTTATCGCCCAACGTATCCTGACATTCCGAGGGTCTACACGTGCAAGACATTTACGAACACGCTCTCGCTGTATATTTAAACCCTCAGATCTCAAATGACCCAAAACCATCGAAGTTCCAACTAAGCAGCCATGTTCATTCAGAAAAGCACTGACTTTGCTGTCCAATTGTTCATCAGTGATGTCACTGAAACGGGACAGGTGGGTAAGGCCAAACTCTGACACCCTATGGTAAATAGTCCAGCGCGAGACGAGTAACATACAAGAGATGTCCTCCCAGGTAAAACCCAGAGAACGGAGCTCGACCAATGTCTCTTCCTTTATGTCAAATTTTGGCCTTCCAACCTGCCTGGTATTTACTCTATTTGGTGAATTTAGTGAAAAAACGGCAACTTGTGAACATCTTGTTCGACTTGGAAATTCACACCTACGATGGCAGTCCCAAAACATCAACTGGAAATTCCTGGCCATTTCCAGAACTGCTTCCTTGTTAGTTTGTGATACAAAGTGAGATACATTTTGCAAAGCTCGAACGGCATTTTCCAAACGAATAGTCAAGTTTTCCGTTATTGCGATGTCATTCGTTGACCGATGTTGCTCATATTCACTCAATAACTCATCTAAATCTGTAAAAAATAAACTCCATTGGCTATTTATATCATTTTGATCAGCTTGTGTTACCTCACGATCACTGCCGTCCGCCATCTTGCTGAGCGACAAATTTAGTTCTCCCCAGACTCTCTCGGTAGAAACGGGCCAGCTCGGACGCAATTTGTTGACACGAATTTTGAGTTGTTGACACGAATTTTGAGTCGTTGATCTTGACAGGTTTTAGGTAGTTGAAATTTGGATATGAGCAAGTGTTTATCCAGCAGCAAAGAAACTTTTGCGTTAAATTTTGCTGTTGATTTTAAGACTGATTACAATGTTGAAATTGTGAAGTTGATGGAGTTGATGTTGAGAGGAAAgtgttgaattaaaaaataaagttgttgaagTTGACAGGTAAACAGTGTTGACGTTGACATAGATTTGTTGAGTTAGGTATCAAGTTGTTGGTTTTGATatgaatttttattgttgaatTTTGCTACAATTTGGCTACCAtagctggctcgcacattgtcgtAACTCAAactttcaaatattcaattcagCAATCGATTCAACAATTAAAATTCTCAAGTCGGCAATTCAAACTTTCAGTtcgacaattcaaatattcaattcgacaattcaaatattcaattcggtaattcaaggaggctcgaaagggtttttagctgcgcgcgcgaGTAACCTACATACgtcataactaagaaacacgcgtcagcagaatgaatcaagtagcgcgtgcaacacaccggaagtgaaaatacggcgtaaaatcggGCGAAACGGAAGTAAaacttgcggaaaaaaattgtctctatctcgaaattttgagcggtgacctatcttgattttttgcatgcacatatcattcacgatggcactttaaataaaaaaggttTCGGGGAAATGTATCTAGCATGACGAGCCTCATGCGATTCTGAAATTCCCAGCAGGGCATGGTATCTGATTTCCGGTCTCGGTTGCTAATAACATTAAAACATCTGTCATTACCAGGTAATTTGCGGTAATGCAGTTGTCACTGCTTTAACCCCAAATGAAAAGCAGCTATCTTGAACATATATGGAGAGTGACGTGTTAAAgtagttaatattattataaacacGATACCTTCTCGCGAAATTCAAAGATTTGGCCTGAGAGGATGGCAGCAAACGATCATTCACCGCCGTATTCTCTTCGGCTCAGTCGACTTTTCGGGCCTTCCCTTTGTCTGTCGAAACACTGGTATGCTGTATCGAGTGAGTGGTTTAGAAGGCCGCGACATTTCAATGCAGGGGCCTTGCTTAAAGATGAGGTGATGGAAGTTTCCATCTAAGAGTTGGTCGATTACAATGGTGCTCGAGGGCTTCCGAGTTTGTTTGGGTCGACTTGGAAGAAGGACATGGTCATTGTGTCGACACTTTTCGGGATTTTGGTCAGAACATTAAGGAAGAGTACTCAAAATGATAAGAAAGTATTGTTCTCAATCTAATTTAAAGCCATCAAAGACGTGATCGGTGCCCTTCCGATCGAAGAATTGGCGGGAAGTAATCGCTTTCCCGCCAATGTGCCCGATACTCCTCCATCAAAGAATGGCTCATCATGCAGCTCATCATGTTTGAGAGGAAGAATTGCGTGGATGAGGTTCAGGACCGGCTTACTTCAGACGGAACTCTTCTGGGAAAGGCCTTTGGTTATGGCTTCCTTTACTGCGAGCAAGGCA
This portion of the Montipora capricornis isolate CH-2021 chromosome 11, ASM3666992v2, whole genome shotgun sequence genome encodes:
- the LOC138024430 gene encoding uncharacterized protein; this translates as MADEENIRRCVRDELELNLVQRTRSLIRSAAVSTARDLDHNLAGNMLSNRSRSCNPAFRTPSENGSSSSGGTKRSSSAPGHSWRLKKNKPPKIQSIPKTVWLLDKPSEEAEIGTDGEFEDYPVTDDMVLLKGEFDLVSNHKEENIRRELEGIFSRKFPGITMYDFEFVKRDRNIISTPVVKTGHQWDFVHVKHLCGNGRLYVRLVTSASRENIEQKDGTLATGSENVVSSPSHATTSFVRLCNAPNSASTSGVPLAACDEIDDENLPEFGAAISPLTTDQKVARIAAVFPGIPLPVIGSALHPHGSIERAVNSLLSYRMSEGEIDPVAHPVSGKKIADQMTEDAERVKGENCTQVFERLRKKMLPRGMRQKLKVDPEDQVMDVYSYYKSADFDALVPICVFVKGQPAVDAGGVLRQVFGEVFVSLCNNEGIKHIFTGEPYRKVPVFSNELVVNGFFEILGKMISHSLVQGGPGFPYLSPSIYWYLATGDLQTALAKASCADVQNNDLIKYIDKISDASDSDLAAVTFESEFIQLMCEAGETRVLTADNKLDVLQSLMLHDILVKRKSILDQLRKGLSTLGVLAEIEYNPSLFEDFFVHQGGLSIIILFTCCTTLER
- the LOC138024431 gene encoding uncharacterized protein; protein product: MADGSDREVTQADQNDINSQWSLFFTDLDELLSEYEQHRSTNDIAITENLTIRLENAVRALQNVSHFVSQTNKEAVLEMARNFQLMFWDCHRRCEFPSRTRCSQVAVFSLNSPNRVNTRQVGRPKFDIKEETLVELRSLGFTWEDISCMLLVSRWTIYHRVSEFGLTHLSRFSDITDEQLDSKVSAFLNEHGCLVGTSMVLGHLRSEGLNIQRERVRKCLARVDPRNVRIRWAITVSRRAYSVAGPNSLWHLDGHHSLITWGFVIHGAIDGFSRLVTFLHCSTNNRSGTVADLFLNATQEYGWPSRVRTDHGGENTQVWQLMEDRRGPNRGSFLVGSSTHNQRIERLWRDVFRCVAHIFYYTFQAMDESGLLEIDNPLHKVALHYVYLPRLNRALSSFALAWNNHPLRTENNWSPERIWVNGMMDLRNHQLMAVADIAEQEPSFDDLNWYGYDPSAPTPMDDGLFTVEIEDVDIELPGNVIHDLTAAVNPLQLSNSYGIDLFIECLNFLQSYMSS